The Acipenser ruthenus chromosome 27, fAciRut3.2 maternal haplotype, whole genome shotgun sequence genome includes a window with the following:
- the tesmin gene encoding spexin prohormone 2 isoform X1 — MLVLNSCNQGQMKMLHVVPQNQQLEQCSQNHSLTDGMENSAAMSGQDITHQMASTSIGSIPATATQAACMTVPQRQSSDLSLLRMVPPLPQQYMSPASLPMIRPNSAYLPPGCLISPASINSNFGYNILPAHYFSQFHQKPCPLFPDNSSFTTESCSNGQSEMPFFGFAGTVWDSKSKKPCNCTKSQCLKLYCDCFANGDICSNCNCINCCNNVEHETDRFKAIKTCLDRNPEAFRPKIGNGKLGEIKGRHNKGCNCKRSGCLKNYCECYEAKIMCSSTCKCIGCKNYEGSPERKTVMTMGCYDDDTSSSLLKHNTPKARCEQNRCPLACITFDVIEATCACLLAQAEVAEKEGYSVYQAEQMILEEFGQCLTQIVQSTLKSGGL, encoded by the exons ATGctggttttaaacagttgcaatcaAGGACAGATGAAAATGTTACATGTTGTCCCACAGAATCAGCAACTAGAGCAGTGTTCTCAAAACCATTCATTAACAGATGGAATGGAAAACAGTGCCGCCATGTCTGGACAAG ATATAACTCATCAAATGGCTTCTACATCAATAGGAAGCATACCAGCTACAGCAACACAAGCAGCTTGCATGACTGTACCACAG AGACAGTCCAGTGATCTTTCCCTTCTGAGGATGGTTCCTCCACTACCCCAGCAGTACATGTCTCCAGCATCCCTGCCAATGATCAGACCCAACTCGGCCTACCTGCCTCCTGGCTGCTTAATTTCTCCTGCTTCTATAAATAGCAATTTTGGTTACAACATTCTACCAGCACACTATTTTTCACAG tttcatcaaaaaccCTGCCCTCTCTTCCCAGACAACAGCAGCTTTACAACCGAGTCCTGTTCAAATGGGCAATCTGAAATGCCCTTTTTTGG GTTTGCAGGTACAGTTTGGGACTCAAAGTCCAAAAAACCATGCAACTGCACAAAGTCCCAGTGCCTGAAGCT GTATTGTGACTGTTTTGCTAATGGTGATATCTGTAGCAACTGCAACTGCATCAACTGCTGCAACAATGTGGAACATGAAACAGACCGATTCAAGGCCATTAAG ACGTGTCTTGATAGAAACCCTGAAGCCTTCAGGCCCAAGATAGGAAATGGAAAGCTTGGAGAAATCAAAGGCCGACACAACAAGGGCTGCAACTGTAAACGCTCTGGATGCCTGAAAAATTATTGTGAATGTTATGAG GCCAAAATAATGTGTTCATCTACTTGTAAGTGTATTGGTTGTAAGAATTATGAAGGAAGCCCTGAAAGAAAGACTGTGATGACTATGGGTTGCTATGACGATGACACAAGTTCCAGTCTCTTGAAGCACAACACACCCAAAGCAAGGTGTGAACAAAACAG GTGTCCTCTTGCATGTATCACATTCGATGTGATCGAGGCAACATGTGCTTGTCTGCTTGCTCAGGCTGAAGTAGCAGAAAAAGAAGGTTATTCTGTGTATCAAGCTGAGCAAATGATTTTGGAGGAGTTTGGGCAATGCTTAACACAAATCGTCCAGTCAACATTGAAATCTGGTGGGTTATAA
- the tesmin gene encoding spexin prohormone 2 isoform X2: MAHQGHTTSSPSLGSCTPEGLAHYKARMMSRQSSDLSLLRMVPPLPQQYMSPASLPMIRPNSAYLPPGCLISPASINSNFGYNILPAHYFSQFHQKPCPLFPDNSSFTTESCSNGQSEMPFFGFAGTVWDSKSKKPCNCTKSQCLKLYCDCFANGDICSNCNCINCCNNVEHETDRFKAIKTCLDRNPEAFRPKIGNGKLGEIKGRHNKGCNCKRSGCLKNYCECYEAKIMCSSTCKCIGCKNYEGSPERKTVMTMGCYDDDTSSSLLKHNTPKARCEQNRCPLACITFDVIEATCACLLAQAEVAEKEGYSVYQAEQMILEEFGQCLTQIVQSTLKSGGL; encoded by the exons AGACAGTCCAGTGATCTTTCCCTTCTGAGGATGGTTCCTCCACTACCCCAGCAGTACATGTCTCCAGCATCCCTGCCAATGATCAGACCCAACTCGGCCTACCTGCCTCCTGGCTGCTTAATTTCTCCTGCTTCTATAAATAGCAATTTTGGTTACAACATTCTACCAGCACACTATTTTTCACAG tttcatcaaaaaccCTGCCCTCTCTTCCCAGACAACAGCAGCTTTACAACCGAGTCCTGTTCAAATGGGCAATCTGAAATGCCCTTTTTTGG GTTTGCAGGTACAGTTTGGGACTCAAAGTCCAAAAAACCATGCAACTGCACAAAGTCCCAGTGCCTGAAGCT GTATTGTGACTGTTTTGCTAATGGTGATATCTGTAGCAACTGCAACTGCATCAACTGCTGCAACAATGTGGAACATGAAACAGACCGATTCAAGGCCATTAAG ACGTGTCTTGATAGAAACCCTGAAGCCTTCAGGCCCAAGATAGGAAATGGAAAGCTTGGAGAAATCAAAGGCCGACACAACAAGGGCTGCAACTGTAAACGCTCTGGATGCCTGAAAAATTATTGTGAATGTTATGAG GCCAAAATAATGTGTTCATCTACTTGTAAGTGTATTGGTTGTAAGAATTATGAAGGAAGCCCTGAAAGAAAGACTGTGATGACTATGGGTTGCTATGACGATGACACAAGTTCCAGTCTCTTGAAGCACAACACACCCAAAGCAAGGTGTGAACAAAACAG GTGTCCTCTTGCATGTATCACATTCGATGTGATCGAGGCAACATGTGCTTGTCTGCTTGCTCAGGCTGAAGTAGCAGAAAAAGAAGGTTATTCTGTGTATCAAGCTGAGCAAATGATTTTGGAGGAGTTTGGGCAATGCTTAACACAAATCGTCCAGTCAACATTGAAATCTGGTGGGTTATAA
- the LOC131701870 gene encoding spexin-like isoform X1, protein MNNRTTFMCTCTVVLLFLVVETRCASKSRVNARNWGPQAMMYLKGRYGRRYASDYDEEDQLYKFDANNLNMLLKGYQKSRAMEFRNIRRMLIAENIEMPYLE, encoded by the exons ATG aaCAACAGAACCACTTTTATGTGCACATGTACAGTTGTTTTACTATTTCTTGTGGTTGAAACAAGGTGTGCTTCAAAA AGCAGAGTCAACGCAAGAAACTGGGGTCCACAAGCAATGATGTACCTTAAAGGACGAT ACGGCAGGAGATATGCCTcagattatgatgaagaggatcaGCTTTACAAATTTGACGCGAATAACTTGAATATGCTTCTCAAAG GATACCAAAAATCAAGAGCAATGGAATTCAGAAACATCAGAAGAATGTTAATAGCTGAAAATATAGAGATGCCATACCTGGAATAG
- the LOC131701870 gene encoding uncharacterized protein LOC131701870 isoform X2 — protein MSRVNARNWGPQAMMYLKGRYGRRYASDYDEEDQLYKFDANNLNMLLKGYQKSRAMEFRNIRRMLIAENIEMPYLE, from the exons ATG AGCAGAGTCAACGCAAGAAACTGGGGTCCACAAGCAATGATGTACCTTAAAGGACGAT ACGGCAGGAGATATGCCTcagattatgatgaagaggatcaGCTTTACAAATTTGACGCGAATAACTTGAATATGCTTCTCAAAG GATACCAAAAATCAAGAGCAATGGAATTCAGAAACATCAGAAGAATGTTAATAGCTGAAAATATAGAGATGCCATACCTGGAATAG
- the LOC117432271 gene encoding cytochrome c oxidase subunit 8B, mitochondrial, producing MSGFSRTFRLLNASLRQQIISKAGITAKPAKDVITPAQQAFAMGTMFVTILLPAGWVLSHLEDYKRRP from the exons ATGTCGGGGTTCTCTCGCACCTTTCGGCTTCTCAATGCCTCCTTGAGACAGCAGATTATTTCAAAAGCAGGCATTACCGCCAAACCTGCAAAAGACGTTATCACCCCGGCT CAACAAGCATTCGCCATGGGTACGATGTTCGTGACCATCTTGCTTCCCGCGGGCTGGGTCCTGTCTCACCTGGAGGATTACAAACGCAGACCCTGA